From the genome of Lutra lutra chromosome 8, mLutLut1.2, whole genome shotgun sequence:
TCAGCTCAACCACTTGAATTGTGGAAAACATTTCCATATTATCCTCTGCAATGTTTGTCTTACTGCCCTAATCAGTAAAGATTGTATTAAGTTGGGCCCCAATACCATGGTGGGGGTAGGAATCATAGGACATATCTATGGGAACATCATAGCGAGGCGTAGCAGCCTGAAACGGAGTTGAATGCACATGCCCTGAGCTTAGACTTGCAGAGGGATAATGTGGCATGAAGCTGTAGGATTTATCCAGGTCAGGAGAGCCATCCTGCTTCAAGGAGAAGTTCCCACTGATGCTCAAAGGTGGAGTGAGTGGGCCCTCATAAGGTGGTGTACTGCAGTCAGGTGGATGGCTCCCAAAGGATGATTCTCCCAAACTCTTGAATACTTGGGGTTTGAGATTAATAAGATGTGTTTCCATGTGGCCATAAGGAGGACTGGGGAGCCCAGGAGACTGATAGTTGAAGTTATGGACAGAAATGGCAGAGTCACAAATAGGAGATTTCTCCTCATGCTTCTCCAGGAGGACAGACTGAGGGCCCAGCTGGAGGCATCCAGCCACCAGGTTGCTTGTGGGCTGAGACAGCCCTTTGCAGAGCATCTCGACAAAGCCCTTCCCTTCAGGTGTCTGTCCAGTTTCCAGGACCTCAGACAAAGCCCAAATATAGTTCCTGGCCAGTCTTAGAGTCTCTATCTTGGAGAGCTTTTGGGTCTTTGAGTAACATGGCATGACTCTCCTCAGGTTGTCCAGGGCATCATTCAAGCCGTGCATCCGGGTCCGCTCTCTAGCATTGGCCTTGACTCTTCGGGCCCTGAATCTCTCAAGGCGAGCTTTTGtcatcttctttttcttgggACCCCTTCTCTTAGgcttctccccatcctcttcctcctcttcttcctcctcaatACTGTCATGCTCTTCAGCTAAGCTTCCAAGCATCCCATAAGCAGCTggtcttctctcctcctccttcatctcaTTCTGAGAGCCCAGACCTTTGTCCATCCAGGATGGTGTGTTGACCAACTCTGTCACCTCCTTGGATTTCACGTAAGGTTTTGCCATTCCTagattctggaaaaggaaatggCAATGATTAATGTCTTTGaatatctgcttttatttttttttaattttttatttctattcagcgtaacagtattcattgtttttgcaccacacccagtgctccatgcaatccgttaTTTAAatcttgactttctttttatatcttagataaaaatcacagaattggggggcgcctgggtggctcagtgggttaaagcctctgccttctgctcaggtcatgatctcggggtcctgggatcgagccccgcatcgggttctctgttctgcggggagcctgcttccctctctctctgcctgcctctctgcctacttgtgatctctctctgtcaaataaatttaaaaaaaaatcacagaattggggcacctgggtggctcagtggttgagcctctgccttcagctcaggtcatgatctcagggtgtctgcctctctgcctacttgtgatctctctgtctgtcaaataaataaataaaatatttttttaaaaagcacagaattGTATTGGGATTCAACTTATGATTATCTAGTCCAAGTCCACCATTCTGAATAAGTTATCTAAGGCTCAAATAAATGCCCAGAACGCTAATATAGCTATGGCATATTACAAGAAAACCaactaaagaaaatggaaattgacTTGATTCTTCATTATAGTGCCAGTGCCTTACTCTTTTTATTCTCTGGTACTTTGTCTCATAGATACTTTATGCAAAAATAACTGATATAATGGTcaaacatatttttcctttttcccagaaTGCATATCATAAAGGGAAATAGATAAGGTGGGCATATAAATTATTGTCCAAATAGAGAAATTCCTGAAAGTAAAAGAGGATACTAAAGTaattataactatataatatatatacaataattataattagtacaaaatttgaaaagaatattagTAAGTAAACTGTTATATTTTacactataaaataaatgaaacactgtGGTGGGATCATTCAGACTACTTTGTTCTCCAGAGGACTACCCAGACTCTATTTAGagatatatcacatatatttaaCCTGTAACATTCCATGTTTCCCACTGACTCTACCAATGTTAGGTCCAACCATCCTAGGAAAGAACTGTGCCACAACTGGTTGCTATGTGACATGAAATATTTCCTCACCATCACCTGAAGAGCATTTTGCTTTTCACCAAGCACCTTGTGGCCTGTCTAGTGTAGTGGTGTTAGAGGTGTTAGTGATATGGTGTCTAAAAGGATCAGGAAAAGAGAGCAGGGTTACCACtgaccatttttttcaaattggcCCATATGTTACAGTGATAACTCTTCCATTGTACATGCATCTCACATCATCAGACAAGACTATGGCAGAGCACCTAGATTTATAAGCCAGAGGTCTAAAAAGCTCACTGAAGATTATTTTAGTGcaactattataaaaatacttcattaaaaatgaaaaatctggaaCAAATGCAAGACTTAAAATGGTAGCTGCAAACATTGAAATAGCCTGACTAATTTACTTGCCTATCAGATACAAtttaatatgaattttctttGACAATATTGCAGTATGAAAACCAGAAGACATGAGTAGTTAATAAACATTTCGTGTTCAATTCTGGAAGAATGACTTGTTTTGAGATTTGCTGATCAATTTGTAGATATACAATTTACCAAATAAAAGTATCTGAGAAGCTCCATTTGGGCATCCCAATTTACCAGCTTAGTCTTTGAAATGTTAAACCTTccatcacttttgtttttcttccatcaCTTTTGTATATCAGAAAGAAGAgagcatgataaatgttttttgaTCCTTAAAGCTTGGGCCTCAAACCAATGAATGCAGGAATTAgcacatagattttaaaaatataaatatatgatttgaTTTGTTTCTGGTAATTTGAACTTGTTTTCCTTGTAACCTCATTTACCTCCTATAAATAATTAATGTTACCACATTGCAAAAACAGCCTAGGTTTCATGTTAATCAGCACAGAAATCATGTCAGCTTGACTTACTCACTTAATAAGGTTTCCTGGGCAAGCAGCTTTATTGAAAACACACGTTGGAACCTATTGGTCAATTGGCTGCCCAGGCCAAGTTAGAAAATCCCACTTTTAATATGGATGATGGAGCTTGTGTGCTGAGCTGCGCTTCTAACTCAGCCAGCTATCCAGAGGGAGGGTGAAGGACCTAATTAACTTTTCTGTTAAAGTAACACAGACCTTTCTGAGGCAGGTGCACTCTGAGGCCAAAGAGGATGGAGTAGGCTTGGGAAACGTAATATTCCACATGCAATTATAAAAACACTTGTGTGGCCTTACAGCCAACCTCGGAGGGCTGTTTTGTAGTTGAGGTCACTGTGGGTCAGAGATTAAgtgacagaaatgcaaaaatgtaaaGCTGATAGAGCAGGACATACCAGGTCTTCTGATTCCAAATCctaggttttatagtttttttctcctttctttttccatcacAACTACAGGAAGAAAGCCACTTTGACTTCAGGAGATGTGAATCAGTAGAACTAAGTCACCAGGAAATGACCATCATCCAAAGAGAGGCTAGTTTAGGTGTTCTTTGCAGTGTTAACTGTCATATTCCAggattccttcctcttccaaattttttcttgttccttccaCCCTTTTATTCTCCCACTTCTCTTACTCtcctactttctcctttttttccccctcttccttctatttctctcaTCTCCTCTTCAACATGATATCACTGAGTCATACTTACAAGCATGGAGAGTTGAGAAGGAAGATTCAAGAGAGGAATTCAGAGTCTCCTGAATTACCCCTGAAACTGAATACCACCCTAGCCTCTGTAATtgacctttttattattttatttttattcctatctCCACCTCCCTACCTCTGGAAATTAGCCAAGCTCTGTCAATCCTCATCCTCCTCAAGAAGTGGGATTAGGAGAATAGAGTAGACTATCCTTTGCCTTTAACATAACTTAATGGTTCCTGTAAGAGTCAAAGAGCTATTTTCAAATTAGATTATCAGCAGGGATGAAGGAAAACAACCAACTGGCTTTAGCTAAAACGATGAAAAGGACAATCATGGAAAGGATGGATGGCTCCAATTTaactctctcttttcccctagATTCTGGTCCTTTAGCCCTAAGAGAATCCCATGGATATTTGATGTGGCTTTGAAATCTTGGAAGGTAGAATAACACACACTCTAGGCCCAACTCTTCTGATTCCTGGTTGCTGATCTCAAACATATTACATGACTCTCTGatcttccatttcctctttgaTAAAATAGGAATAAGGTATATTCAACATAGTTCTTGCagggtaaataaaaataagaaaaggtttTGTAGACCTTAGATGCTATAAAACATTATCCATATATTAATCTTGTGTTTATTCTTTAATTCTCTTATCTAATCTATTTACACATTTGCatattcaaaaatagaaattgcTTCTCACAGATTAATGGTAAAAGTAGATTGTACTAACTACTGTGCCCCTTATTATCTTGAGGGAAACTTCTCTGATTGGCTCAGAAGATAATCTGACAATTGCCCAATGCAGCTGGACAGCAGACTCTGGAGTCATATTACCTGAGTTTAAATTTCAGTTCTATTACTTACTAGATGGGTGACCTTAGCCAAGTTTCATAACTTTTCTGGGCCTTATCCcctttctttaaaatgggaataataatagtccTACCTCATAGGATTACTGTGAGCATAATGAGCtaatgtatttaaagattttgaatAATGCCAGACATCATAAATGCCATGTAAGTGTTAGGTACTATTGTTCCTAAAGTTCatcattaattcttccagtcaCATGGACAAAAATAAGCATAATTGCACTCTGTGCTTAATATTGATTTTATGCCAACAAAAGCCAATAGCTCTATCTCAACGaccattttcaaaaatgtttgccAAACCCACTCCTCTAACTTCCTACTGAAACTAAATATCAAAGCTTCTATCCTGTTGcaagagatgaggaaaagaagTTCTATCAGCTGCCTCTACCAGATTGACTAAAATTCTCCCACCATTCAAGAAGGAAGTTAGtctctttcattctgtttttaaatcagGAGACAGCAATTTAATGGACACTCTTACTccattaaatgaatttttaggtTCATAAAGTTTCTGGTGGAATATAGAAAATTCTTGGCCCCTGggcatttttccttttgtatgaTTAAACACTATTGGGGATAAGACTTTCCTATCAGAATAAAGTACCAGAGgtctgaagagaaaaataaagtgtctCTCAAATAGAAGTAAAAACCAGGACTCctcaaagattttttaatttttttttgcctttgactTTTTCCACCTACATATCTCCAATGCATCAAAAAGTTAGCAGAGGGGAAAAGATGATGAACATCCAGTTTTAGACTTGAGAATTGAAAATGTGTGTGATACAGTTCAAGGAGACTAACTTGGTTCTCTCCAGAACAAGTATCTAAATCTACCATGGCTTTTAGCCTGTTAATGAACCAGCTCAGGGGTGTATTGGAAGAATCATGAAACTGAAACCCTTTTCACTCATTTATTACTTACCTATTAAATGagcacagaaaaattattttcatttttttaccctTAGGGCAAAGTAGAAATGATATTTCTGTCTTTCATATCGCATTCAGAAGCTTTTATGAAAAGCAAGGAAACCAAGCACAAGTACTTATACTTTGTAAAATTATTATGCAAATGTAATGGTTGGCAATTGTTTGATAAAAGCAGAATGGGAAAGTTCATAGCACTACACAGAGTATTGTGATAAACGATTTTAAGTTTCCccaaattttacaaaagaaattagCTCTCAAAATATACATGAAGCTGACTCCAGTGTGGCAAAATCAATGAATACTGGCTCTGGAGGAAGAATACAGCCTTCCCTGACTCCACCCTCAAATGCATTCTAATTCTCTAAAG
Proteins encoded in this window:
- the NEUROD4 gene encoding neurogenic differentiation factor 4 — its product is MAKPYVKSKEVTELVNTPSWMDKGLGSQNEMKEEERRPAAYGMLGSLAEEHDSIEEEEEEEEDGEKPKRRGPKKKKMTKARLERFRARRVKANARERTRMHGLNDALDNLRRVMPCYSKTQKLSKIETLRLARNYIWALSEVLETGQTPEGKGFVEMLCKGLSQPTSNLVAGCLQLGPQSVLLEKHEEKSPICDSAISVHNFNYQSPGLPSPPYGHMETHLINLKPQVFKSLGESSFGSHPPDCSTPPYEGPLTPPLSISGNFSLKQDGSPDLDKSYSFMPHYPSASLSSGHVHSTPFQAATPRYDVPIDMSYDSYPHHGIGAQLNTIFTD